One segment of Candidatus Omnitrophota bacterium DNA contains the following:
- the mnmE gene encoding tRNA uridine-5-carboxymethylaminomethyl(34) synthesis GTPase MnmE: MVIHLHEDTIAAVSTPAGEGGIGIVRLSGCSAVKIAREIFILPKGKGLVKFKSRVLNYGYIIDGKKKIDEVLLAVMKAPGTYTREDIVEINCHGGITALRKVLELTLKHGARPAEPGEFTKRAFLKGRLDLSQAEAVLDIIEAKTEAGLRVSLNQLEGELSREVKFARKSIMEICADMEASMDFPEEDITPKTKKAWISGVKDSRRRLEKLLSTYHDGAILKEGIVAVICGRPNVGKSSLLNVLLRKNKAIVTHLPGTTRDPIEEMASIKGIPMRLVDTAGIRKEKGIIEKEGIKRSHLYLRRADLILCVLDGSERLKKEDREILGKIRPANTITVINKCDLKIRLNTKDITKMVKARDVVRVSCLTKIGIDKLEDRIYNKVWSGKVHTSNEAMVNNIRHKAAIEDAVRQLSQAEDSIEKELSLEFPASDLKESASSLGGITGEEYAEDLLNIIFSKFCIGK, encoded by the coding sequence ATGGTGATACATTTACACGAAGATACAATTGCGGCGGTTTCGACTCCTGCGGGCGAAGGCGGTATAGGCATAGTCCGGTTAAGCGGGTGTAGTGCCGTTAAAATAGCCAGAGAAATCTTTATCCTGCCCAAAGGAAAAGGGCTCGTCAAATTTAAGAGCCGCGTACTTAATTATGGATATATAATTGACGGTAAAAAAAAGATAGACGAAGTGCTTTTGGCGGTTATGAAAGCCCCCGGAACATATACGCGGGAAGATATCGTAGAAATAAATTGCCACGGCGGCATAACAGCGCTTAGAAAAGTTCTCGAGCTTACACTTAAACATGGCGCGAGGCCGGCAGAGCCCGGCGAGTTTACCAAGAGGGCGTTCTTAAAGGGCCGCCTCGATTTAAGCCAGGCGGAAGCGGTACTTGATATAATAGAGGCCAAGACCGAGGCGGGATTAAGAGTTTCCCTGAATCAGCTGGAAGGAGAGCTGTCGAGGGAGGTTAAGTTCGCAAGAAAATCCATTATGGAAATATGCGCAGACATGGAGGCCTCGATGGATTTTCCGGAAGAGGACATAACACCTAAAACTAAAAAGGCATGGATTAGCGGCGTGAAGGACTCCAGAAGAAGATTGGAAAAATTATTGAGCACTTATCACGACGGCGCTATTCTGAAAGAAGGCATAGTAGCGGTAATATGCGGCAGGCCTAACGTAGGAAAATCGAGCCTCTTAAACGTCCTCCTTAGAAAAAATAAAGCCATTGTTACTCATTTGCCGGGCACAACAAGGGATCCCATCGAAGAGATGGCAAGCATAAAAGGTATACCTATGCGGCTGGTTGATACGGCCGGCATAAGAAAAGAGAAGGGCATTATAGAAAAAGAAGGAATAAAGAGAAGCCATTTATATCTACGAAGGGCAGACCTTATCTTATGCGTTTTGGACGGAAGCGAAAGATTAAAAAAAGAAGACAGAGAAATACTGGGTAAGATAAGGCCGGCGAATACCATAACAGTAATTAATAAATGCGACCTTAAAATCCGGCTGAATACCAAGGATATCACGAAGATGGTAAAAGCGAGAGATGTCGTTCGGGTATCGTGCCTCACTAAGATTGGTATTGATAAATTGGAGGATAGAATATATAATAAAGTCTGGAGTGGCAAGGTGCATACGTCCAATGAAGCGATGGTAAACAATATACGCCATAAGGCGGCTATAGAAGATGCCGTCCGGCAACTGTCGCAAGCCGAAGATAGCATTGAGAAAGAATTATCTCTTGAATTTCCGGCGTCAGATCTGAAAGAAAGCGCTTCTTCCCTTGGCGGAATAACAGGAGAAGAGTACGCGGAGGATCTATTAAACATTATATTTTCCAAATTCTGTATCGGAAAATAA